tgtggaacaagctgccagtgcaagtggtgcatgtaatttagatttcagcatttaagagaagtttggatagctacacggatgggaggggtatggacgtCCATGacctgggtgcaggtcgatgggactaaacAGTTCAATAGTTCAGCAAAGACTAGATGaactgaagggcatgtttctagGACTCAGTCAATCTAAATCTTCCCTCTTACACTACCGTCCATTTTTCCATCAGCGGAACAATTCCAGCTTATTCATTTCCTCTTTCCCAACAGGAACCTAATTGTAAACATTGGGCTCTTTGCTGTGGGAGTTTATATCGCCCGAAACCTTTCAGACATCGATCTAATGGCTCCTCAGCCCATTCAGTAGATGAGATCTCGGTAAGTTCTGTGCCAGCTCTGCCATCTCTCTGCAGTGTTAGCGATGGGCTGAGTAATGGTGAGAATctcatactctcagtcgcttcacgccacggaaaccagcataagcaccagcctgatgagtctataaggctcaggacagactttaactaatataagtcattaaatttgttttttgtttgtgacagcagtacagtgcaatacataaaattactacagtatgtGCAAAATTCttcggcaccctagctatatatttgtgcctaagacttttgcacagtactgtatttgataacatgcagtgaaatgttgcATCAGTGACCAGTTCAGActgaggacgtgctgggggcagcccgcaagcgttgCCATGTTTCTGTTATTGACATAACACACCTACAATCTACTAAACCTAACTCGTACGCCTTTGGGATGTGAGGAATCCGGAGCACCTGGATAAAACACgtgcagtcacaaggagaatgttcCAACTCCTAAcaaacagtggcaggaactgaaccccaatcgctggtgctgtctgagtgttACGCTAACCATGCTACACCAGAAATACTTATTTTACGAACATTAGTCCACTTTGCCTTCGTGGTGATCTGAAACGTGACAATCTGTGAAATTGAACTCAAGCTCAGATTGAACTTTCCACTACTATATATAACAATGTGTCCTATCCTTCCacacctcctcactctccgtACTTTTCTTTGATTTTAGCTTGCATTGGCGATAATTGCAgctgcccacagcacatcctcggactgcatCGGTCATTGACACAAAGCACACGTCTCCCTGTATGTTTCGGTGTATGTGTGATAAacgaagctaatctttaaaacagCTTTTGCATCCGTTTCTGTCCTGTTGCAATTAGATGTTCTTTTCCATCTACCCTGTAACCAGCTGTACGTAATGATGTCTGCGCTTCATTTCCAGACTAGGGGGCTTGGCAAAAGCTGGAAGACCACTATCGCCAAGGGCCTGCTACAATGATCGAGACCACGAGCAGAATTACTGCAGCAGCATTTCTGGGGCCTTTGTGTAATGGACAGACAGACACTACTGTTCCAAATGAATGGAAGGGATAATCAACAATTGCTTCTTTTCCCCATCGACAATACTTTAAGTTATCACAACACTGACTGCATCCTCAATGTTATTAGCTCCTTAAATTCATAGGGAAACTATTCAAATAAATCAACTGAAGCTGACTCTCGTTTGTAACTTGTGCTTGATAAGAAAATGTTGATGCTTGTGGGACGTGATATATGTATCTGTGATTTGTTAGTACTTTATGTAAGTATAATTATAATCCAGATCAACAGAAAGAGCTGCTTGCACTATTAAAAAGCAATGACCTCTGATGCATTGTGGGAGCTTTGGGTGCTGACCGCAGGGGCTCATGAGAATTGTAGTCTGTTTTTACTTAGTTTGAAAATTGAGTCATAGTGATAGAGCACTTCAGCCCCATTGGTCTGTCCTAACCAAGGTGCCCCACCAAGCTAGTCCAATTTGATCGCATTTGGATCTTATCCGTCTAAACCAGGGTTTCCCAATCTTTtattatgtcatggaccaataccattaagcatggGGGTCTCGGgagcccctgctctaaacctttcctatttatTCAAAACATTTTAAGTTCGttaaatgtcatttcctgtacacttgTCAAGGAGAATAAAATATTTGTGACTCCCGATCCGTTCAacacaaaaaaatacaaatgATAACAATAAAAacccaataaatataaatacttaagagAAATTGTATACATTGATTGATTGTCCATGAAGTGACGCTACGCACAGGAGCGTccatacataaggtgactgacaggaaatgataaagtattgGTGGTTGGGGTGTGAAGGAATGGGTTACCGggcagaggtgttgatcagtctggtggtcctggtgtggatgctacgtaaattcctccctgatgggagtgggacaaacaatccatggccagagtgggtgggatccttcatgatgttactggccctttttttttggcacctttctgtatctcCATGTAGTTATGCAATGTAAATGAATGTATTTTAAATGCTGTTATTATAGCTTCTTCAGCCACTTCCACAGGCagcttcctctctcaccttaaaccagtcTATGCCTGGtagtttttattttcctttccctgagGAAAAACAGTGAGCACTCATCGTACCCGTGCCCCTCACtgatttaaagattaactttatatgtcacacgtacatcgaaacaatACGTCGAGAAAATGTATTGTTCGCACCAACGACTAACATTCCTTGGATGTGCAGGGGTGCGGTGTGGTCGTGCTGCCGGGTGCCAGCATAGcctgcccacagctcactgaccctaacccgtgcatctttggactgtgggagaaaacccacagggagaatgtacaaacgccTTTCAGACtgtgtaaggagtttttacattctccctgtggcaggaatcgaaccccagtCTTACAGCATTAATCCAATGCTACAACACAGTGCTGCCTCCACATTCCTATCTATCGGACAATTATTTTGGACTGAGGACCAAGGGTTATTATTATCCTACTGATGATGTGCTGCTGCAGAACTAATGCTGCTCGGTATGAGAGGAACCGCAGACGGAGAAACTGAAATCTGCTCGGCTTAGAAACCAATGGTGCAAAGCAGGGGCGGGAATTCAACTCCGATCACTGATCATGAGGAAATGGGGcaagctcgatgggccaaatggactaacttgctccaatatcttatggtctaaagcattacactaactggtACACTATGTGCTGCTATGTATTTTAGACATGGGGCTGTTGCTGGCAGTAGAGGAGTGGGGGGACACAGGTAAAGCATCCTGTAATCTCACATTTTTCTCACTCATCTGAGCAGTTTGCAAGTTATCCTGACTGCACCTCATGCTTTCCCAGTCAAGTCTATTCACAGGAAGTGGCTTCACAGGCGATTCCAGCGTCTTTAATTCCCCctgcactggggggggggggagtaaagaGTTAACCGCATCTGTGGGACCGAAGTTGCATAAAGGACAGAGAAGGTGAGGACAATGGACCAGATGGATTTTCACCGCAATCTTTGTGGATGAGGCTCCCGAGATTAGTGTAAATTCCAtgtttatttaattacagtaaattCCCACTGATACACCATCTGTTCGGAGATCCCAATAGCTTGGcagctcaaggatgtgtgcttagcccactgctctactctctctctccacatgactgtattgaggcacagctcaaacaccatctttaAATTCACAGATGATGCCATTATTGTTAGAAGCTCAGATGCAGTGAGGGAGAtaggcatagaaacatagaaaacctacagcacaatacaggcccttcggcccacaaagctgtgccaaacatgtccttacctgataatttaccttgggttacccatagccctctatttttcgcagctccatgtacctgtccaggagtctcttaaaaggcccttatcgtatccgcctccaccaccgtcaccagcaatccattccacacactcaccactctgcataaaaaacttacccctgatatctctacctacttccaagcaccttaaaaactgtgccctctagtgctagccatttcagccctgggaaaaagcctttgactatccacacgaacaatgcctctcatcatcttatacacttctaacaggtcacctctcatcctccgtcgctccaaggaaaaaaggccgagttcactcaacctattctgataaggcatgctccccaatccaggcaacatcctggtaaatctcctctgcaccctttctatggtttccacatccttcctatagtgaggcgaccagaactgagcacagtacttcaagtggggtttgaccagggtcctatatagctgcagtatagatgaaggccaatgcacaatatgccttcttaaccacagagtcaacctgcgcagcagctttgagtgtcctatggactcggacccccaagacccctctgatcttccacactgtcaagtgtcttaccattaatactatattctgtcatcatatttgccctaccaaactgaaccacctcacacttttctgggtggatctccatctgctacttctcagcctatCTTtgcaatgtcccgctgtaacctccacagcgctccacactatccacacaacacccccaacctttgtgtaatcagcaaatttactaacccatccatccacttattcacgaggaaatctgcagatgctggaaattcaaacaacaacatacacaaaatgctggtggaacacagcaggccaggcagcatcaatagggagaagcgctgtcgacgtttcgggccaagacctgacgaaggttctcggcccgaaacgtcgacagcgcttctccctatagatgctgcctggcctgctgtgttccaccagcattttgtgtgtgtcatccacttcttcatcccggtcataacagatccctgaggcacaccactggtgactgacctctatgcagaatatgacccgtctacaaccactctttgtcttctgtgggcaagccagtcctgaatccacaaagcaccccttggatcccatgcctccttactttctcaataagccttgctaaaatccatatacactacacacaatactctcccctccacagatgctgactgacccgcTGAGCGGATAATATCAGTATTGTTGAATGGGAaaggagacttgatgggccaaaacggcctaattctactcccatgtcttatggagaTATATCAGGCCTGATCAATGGGCCTTGACTTTCAGGCCTTGCCAACTTCGGTCTTCGGCTTTCAGGCTTGAGCATCGAcccctggactcacccatcaaggTTTGGCCTTGACCTCAAGACTTGCACAGGCTTCTGATGCCAGGACTCACTGACCTGGAAGTTGTTGTCCCTGGCCTCGGACTTCCAGGCACTCCAACATCAGGCCTCAACTTCCAGGCTCACTGACTTTCAGGAGTCAGCAATGCAGTTGGAATGACTGGAATAAGGACTTTCAGGAAATTAGGGAATTTAACATGCACGGACATCAGGATTGGCTTGGATTTTTAATAGTTCTCCTTGCATAAAGGTGTACGACCCAGTTCTTAAAAGAATGTATTCATCCAATTTTATAGTGCAGATGTTAGGGAGCGGAACAACAGAGGAAAACTCCTAGGGACAGTGAACAGGTTTCAAATTTCCTATACTTCTGGAACTTTCCAATGAAGGAACACTGATTATTCGACACATATTCACACCTAGTGGTCTGTACTTTGGGATCTTGTTCTTTCCAAGACCACCAAAAACAGCACTAAAACTGACTCCTGAATAAAATAAGTAGAATATAAAGCTagaaacaaaatgctgcagaatgctggaggaactcagcaggccaggcagaggaatgaagagtcgacatttcacgcttgagactcttcatcaggtcttggtcagtttttcacacagagtgaaatgcgtggaatgtgctgccaagagtggtggtagaggcagacacattaaggacatttaagataagtacatggatgatagaaaaatggaggactatgtaagagggaaaggttagattgatcttgaagtagttTAAAACAGGAGGTCTGtatataccagctgtgtggtgagaaaaacacaacagtgcctctttcacctgaaGACGGCTGATGAAGTCCAcatcctcaggactttctacaggggcacagttgagagcatcctgactggctgcatcactgcctagtatgggaactgtacctcccttaatcgcaggactctgcagagagtggtgtggacagcccagcgcatctgtagatgtggacttcccactattcaggacatttacagcgacAAGTAAGTAAAAAGTGCTCGAGtgaccccaaacacaaactgttccagctgctatcatccgggaagcggtaccgcagcatcaaagccaggaccaacaggctccgggacagcttcttccattaggccaccagactgattaattcacgctgacacaattgtatttctaagctatattggctgttctgttgtacatcttactgtacatactatttattacaaattactataatttacacatcacacattcagatggagacgtaacaaagatttttactcctcttgtatgtgaaggatgtaagaaataaattcaattcaattcaaacatTGCATGCCAAAAGCCtttactgtgttgtaatgttctacgttctaacATGAAGAATATTTAGAAAAACTAATGACATGCAGTGTAAGTTGTTACCATGGAGATGAGAGACAATCGAAGTAGAATAAATGCTTTCGAGACAGGCATTTTATTACTGTTAAATTCTAAAGTTGTACTCTTTATTTTTTTTCATTAGGAACTTTTAACTTACAAAACAATAGATGTAGAAAGACAAAAGTTTAGAAAAATCatttctatttaaaaaaaaatcagatcacAGGATATGAAATCCAGATTGGTTGACATACCAAGACAGTACAGGATTGCACCCTGATTCAATGTGCTGTAAATACCAAGCCACATTTGCTAACACACAAAGTGCCCTAATCTAACATTTAGAACCCGCTACTGAACATCCAACATAACGATACAATCCACGCGCAGCTCCAGCCACTCTCCTTGCCACCACGCGCCTTCAAAGGGCTCATGGCACTATCTATAAAAAATCCCAAATCAAAAAAATAAACTCATGCATGTGCTTAAAACaatttctttttctcttcttaACTGGACATTTCTCCAGCCCCATTTACACAGGCATTTATATAAATATTTGCAAATCTGGAATGAGGATTGAAATTTGGAATGTTCCTCCTAAAATATTTTGTGCTGTCAGCCTAACTATTCTcacacagtgattgttctgaaacTCAAGGGTTGAACTTAATAACTTCCTGCTGGTTAATATCGCCGAGTAGCATTTAAAAACGCACTCCTATTCACATAACTTATTACACGGCTGTACAACATCAGCCACATTAACAACATTGGACTTACTCAACTCctagttaaaaaaaattaaaaactttTGAATTGTGAAATTAACACAGCGGCGAATCTCATCCGGGGAAACCAGTATGCCTGATCATGTCTGGAATTAGCTGAGAAGGTTTATATTGAAAATAATGACAGGTAACTTGTCCACAATGGTGAAGCTGGTTTCTATTTACCTCGTCTTTTGCAGCTGTCAATCAGTTCAAACGGTCAAATCTTGACAAGCTCCCGGATTTATTCTGTGCGCCAACTGGACTGGGTACAAGCTGGTGCTTTTACCCCTTCCCGGACCCACCGCATGCATCTGATTTCTGGGCACCTCCCATTGCAGTTGTGAGGataacagatgcaaaaaaaacaatCCTTTACTTGGCTGCCCTAGGACAAACAGAAATCTAACCAGTTGGCCTTGTTATAATTTCCATTCAATGACAAAAGAGGTATCCTCAGGACGGTATTGaagccctcccctccccactccaccccccccgCCTGTGTATCTGGGGCTTTCCAAATGCAGGGCAGTAAACGATAGGAGGGAACTTGGACCACACCTCCTTGCGGACCTAGTAACAAAAGGCCTGAGTAAAACCTTGTTTTTATAAAAACAATGACATAAAAGAAACcagacaattttttaaaaaaaacaatcttCATGTATATATTACATtatgaagttcacaaaaatgtaCACTAGTATATATGTGTTCTTTTTAAAATCTGCTGGTTAAGAACAGTTTGTATTCACAGATGCAAAGAGCAGTCAGCACCATCACAGTCTTGTGTTGTTTGAATGCAGAAGGTGACAGTCCTTGACATCAAGTTGTAAGGTGACAGTGGGTATTCACTATAAAGACTGTGTCTCCTCCAGCTCGTCTCAGCTGCCGCAGTATAGAGTGCAAGTGCATGAAGGGAATGAAGACAGTCCTCACAAACAAAAAATACAACATACAATATACCTGTCAAAGTCTTAGATACAATTCTCTTTGTACCAGTTATTGTAGTGTTCACGACAATGGAAAcatttaaattaatatattttcaaAAAATATCAAGCCGTCTACAAGTAGGCTATAATCTAACCTAAAAATAAAACTAACATGGATGACAGTCTAGGAAAACTAGTCAGGTATGCAACAAGACTTACCAAAACGAACAGAAGGATTTAAAGCGAATACTGTGAAACAGAATGTGTAATTATTACAAGGAGATGTCGCTGTTGGGGAGAGATGTCTAGCTTAGGCAGTAGGTTGAAACGTCTAACAGGTTACAGCACATGTCACAGATTAACCAAAAGCTATTAACCCCTTATATTAATGCAGCAAATGGGGGTACAGAAGAGGAGCACATTATTGGTAAATTTCTATTCAACATAGACAAAAAGGTAGCGAATGCAATTTTCCAATGCAGCTGACAGATGGGTTTAATGCTAAAGCAGCTATTGAGAACTGTATTCAGGTGGACAAATGGGAGAATTCTACATTCCTTACAAGACAATTCCTCAAACAGGGAATTATAATCTGTCACCGGGGAACACATGGGCTGTGTGTTCTGTTAGAGGTAGGAGCACGTCATGAAAACAGGGGGGAAATATTTTAAATAAAGATAAAGGAAAAATTCTTAAAGACGATCTtcaccacccctcccctcacatcAAGAATCTTTTTTAATATTGtagttcaatataactattgCTTCATAGATCAGACACAACTTAAGAATGCTCACTGCTGGCATCATGTGGCAGAACGTTAAAATTACAATCCCTATTTTGGATATTCTTGTTTTTAAAGcttgactttaaaaaaaaattacaggccTCAATACTTTCCCAAAAAGATGAGCCAAATCATCTATAAAAAGGTAAAAAGAACTACAGCCCTTTCCATTGCTTTGACATGTagacaacacacaaaatgaaATTAATCAGTCCATCTCTGCCACAATGGACTCCCACCAGTACACATATAACCAATATTTGTCCCTAAGTTGCTTAGTTCTGAAAGATGAATCTTAGAAGATGTGCAAAACTAGTCCCTTTCTGATCATTCAGAATCAAAATTGTTCAATAATTTGAATTCAAACACATTTATAATGGCATAAATAGAGGGGAAATTGTAATCTCAATTTGAGTTAGCAAGttaattaaaaacagacaatcttTTCAATAATCCTGATTTATGCAAAATGTGAAGATAAAAACAGTGCTCAAGTCGTTTAAAGGATTCTCTGAGTACAGAGTTCTTTCCTATGGCAAGGATTGTTAGGGTAACATTAATAAGGTAAATCTCCCCCAACCACTTCACAGTGATATTATCAGCCAACATTTAAGACTAACGAGCTTACCCAAGGCTTGGTCAACACAAGATTTCAGACAACTAAAACAGAGATGGAAAGGTTTAAAGAATTAATTCCAGAGCTTAGGTCTTGAGACAGACGGAGTTGCAGCTGTGTACAGCGAAAGAGCAGAAGGCCAGAATTAGAGGATTACAGCTGTTGGGCACTTGAAAGAAATCACGTAAATTTGAAGGCCGGACACTAGACGCTAGGAAAGGCTGTTTCATGGATTTTATATGGcgcaaattaattttaaaataagaGTTTTCATTAGGGGGTGAAATCAGGAAGCTGTTAATTCACAAGCAGACGTTGGCAGAACATTGCTCCAAAAGGCTGTGATGGATGGAGAATTCAAACTTTGTACTGCAACGGAGATGCACCAGATGGTGGAtactgggatctggagcaacacagagactgctggaagaattcagcacaTCTGCATCTTGAAGGAGATCAATGGTCCCGACCTGAAATGGCTGACTGCATATTTTCCTGCGCAgcccctgcctgacctgctgacttcctccagtagtTTAGTTTTTAACCATGCTTTAaaaggaggaggggaagcagTGGAAGAGATATCAAAGGCTTCAGAGAAAATGTAGAAATGACTAAGGAAGGTGATTTCAGTTTTGATCGTGGAGTTAATTGGTAAGTTCCAGCTCTGTAATTTTGACACCCAGACATTTGGGACATTCACAGCAACTATCGACTGCAGTAGAAACCACAGACAAAATGAACAACAGAGGAAGACTCAAGGGGAAAATACTTATTTGGGAGCTGCACTAGTGCGAGATTTCATGAGCAGGGTGGTTGCAGCGAGGTCTATAGTGGAGAAGAACTCCAAAATGGACATTTAAAAGAATACACTTAGTGAGTGGGAGAAATTTAGAACCATTTTAATAAATCCTCCTGCAATTAGCTGGAGGAAAAGCACCAAAATCCCAtccctggggtggtggtgggggcaaCAGGGGAagagaattgttgatgtttctggTCAGGATTTGATCCTGATTCAGGGCCTCGTCATAAATGGTCAACAATTTCTTCTACCAATACCCCACCAGATGGTGCacaacctgctgagttgctccagattccagcaactgcaatCTCTTGTGCCCCTGACGTCACATTCCCTCCCTGCTCACTACTAAACTGGATTTCAACTGAGGAACATTTTGAGGGTGTAAAATAAAATGTTAGCTTTACATACTTGTGTGGACTTAGACAATGGCGAGCTTTCGATTAACTGAATCTTTAGCACCGAGTTTGTATTACAGATCTTGCCCAAAATGTGTTGAGACAAAGTTTATTAGTCTGAAGCTCCACCTAAAACCAGTGTCGGgctggaaaaaaaaagagaacacGTACAGTTCCAGTGCTTGTGAATAAGCCGCTGATTACAACCTTGtctcaggactgcaaaggaaatTGGACCCAACACAAAACCAGTCGCACAATCTGAAAGGGTAAAAGGAGATAAAAACCTTCAAAACAAGCAACAGCCGTACCTGTTAGGTGTGATCAGGACTCGTTTACAGAAACCCATATAGCTCTTGTGCATCTAAGTGGATTATAGAGGCAGGGGACAAAGCTACAACTAACATGTGGGTCCCAGACGCAGGGACCAGCCCTTCTCTGTGTACAGATTCGCTTTCAGCACAGACTCACAGATGAGCGGATTTCGACTCATATTAGGAAAAAAACACTAACATCTCTGGATCCAACACCAACACTTCTGCATCACAGTTAAAACATTCACTGGGTTCATGTCACAGATATCATTGTTGATCCAGTTTATTGCTGAGATATGGTTCAAACTGTGCCTTTCTGACAGTGCCAATAGAATGCAAAAAGTTTGCATCTGGGGATCTGCCCTGCCGCCCCCTGCTCTTCGtgggatttttataaatgaagtgGAAGGgcgggttagcaagtttgcaggtgatatgaaggaTGGCGGTGTTGTGGAGTGTGAAGGTTGGCATGGGTTACAATGGGGCATTAACAAGATgctgagctgggctgagaagtagcagatggagttcaatccagaaaagtgtgagtgattcactttggaagggccAAAGTGAAGGCAGcttacagggttaatggcaggattcgtcaacagtgtggaggaacagtggCATCTTCGGGTTCATgaccacagatccctcaaagttgctgtgcaagttgagaGCAGTTAAGGTGACTTATGGTGCATTGTTCTTCATTGGTCCGGGGAATTGACTTCAAGAGcctcaaggtaatgttgcagctctataagatcctggtcagaccacatttggagtattgtgttcattccCGGGTGCTTCATTACAGGAAGGGCTTGGAGGCTTtacagaaagtgcagaggagatttactaggatgctaacTAGATTAAAGAGTATGCCCTATGAGGACACGTTGAACAAGCTCGGGCTTTGCTCTTTggaaaggaggaggatgagaggtgacttgattgaaGTATATAATATGATCAGCATTTtcaaaccatcccgtctggcCAAAGTCACTtaatcacatctcttccccattctgatgttcagtctgaacGTCTGGACAGCCCAAGACTTTTTCcaagggcggaaatggcta
The genomic region above belongs to Hemitrygon akajei chromosome 27, sHemAka1.3, whole genome shotgun sequence and contains:
- the tomm6 gene encoding mitochondrial import receptor subunit TOM6 homolog; this encodes MAPGKKDEAADRGWLAVLRTAAAVMADRNDFRRNLIVNIGLFAVGVYIARNLSDIDLMAPQPIQ